The genomic window ACTTCACCACCGCGCCGGAGGTCGGCTGGGTATTGTCGCCCGACGTGCATGGCAAGGGCTATGCCACTGAGGCGGTGCAGGCGGCCCTCGGCTGGGGCGACGCCTATTTTAAGGGACAGCGCTTCGTCTGCATGATCCACCCGGATAACCGCGCTTCAAGCCGGGTGGCGGAGAAGACCGGTTTCATCCCTTACGCCCACACGGACTTCAAGGGAGCGCCGACGGTGCTCTACGAGCGGCCGGCGCGCTAGCCCCTGCCCTTCGCGCAGGAGGGTAAGACCTTCTGAAAACAGAAGAAGCCCTGCCTTTCGGCAGGGCTTTCTGAAGTTTGGCTGTTGCTTATCAACAGTCTTGCAGGACGACGGCCTTCTTATTCCGTAATCCGGCGACGGAAGGTCTCCGGCAGGAACAGGAGGCCGACCACCAGGGTGATGCCCGCCACCACGATCGGATACCACAGGCCGTAGTAGATATCGCCCGTGGCTGCGACCATGGCGAAGGCCGTGGTGGGCAGGAACCCGCCGAACCAGCCGTTGCCGATGTGATAGGGCAGCGACATGGAGGTGTAGCGGATCCTGGTCGGGAACAGCTCCACCAGCATGGCGGCGATCGGGCCATAGACCATCGTCACGTAGAGGACGAGCAGGAACAGGATGCCGACCACGACCGGACGGTTGATCTCATCCGGGTTCGCTTTTTCCGGGTAGCCGGCAGCGGTCAGGGCCGCCTTGACCTTGGCCTGGAAGCCGGCGATGGCCGCCGCCTTGTCCGCACCCGCAAGGTTTGCCGGGTTCACGGCGTCGATCACCGTATCGCCGATGCGAACCTGCGCCACCGAGCCCGGCGCGGCATCCACATTGTGGTAGGAGACGCCCGCCTTGGCGAGGAACGACTTGGCGATGTCGCACGACTTGGCGTCATACTTGTTCTTGCCGATCGGGTCGAACTGGAGCGAGCACTCGTCCTGATGGGCGATGACGGTCACCGGCGCGCTCTGCTGCGCCTGGTAGAGGGCCGGATTGGCCGCCTGGGTCAGGCCGCTGAACAGCGGGAAGTAGGTGAGCATCGCCAGCGCGCAGCCCGCCAGGATGATGGGCTTGCGGCCGATCCGGTCCGACAGCCAGCCGAAGAAGATGAAGAATGGCGTGGCGAGCGCGAGCGCGATGGCGATGAGGATGTTGGCCGTCGCGCCGTCCACCCGCAGTGTCTTCTCAAGGAAGAACAGGGAGTAGAACTGGCCCGTGTACCAGACCACCGCCTGGCCGGCGACCGCGCCGAACAGGCACAGCAGCACGAACTTCAGGTTGCCCCACTTGGCGAAGGATTCGGTGAGCGGCGCCTTGGAGGTTTTTCCTTCCGATTTCATCTTCTGGTAAACCGGGCTCTCGCTCAGCTGCAGGCGGATCCACAGCGAAACCGCGAGCAGGATGATCGAGATCAGGAACGGCACGCGCCAGCCCCAGTCCGCGAAGGTTTCCTCGCCGATAAGGGTCCGGCAGGCAATGACGATGAGCAGCGCGGCAAAGAGGCCGAGCGTTGCCGTCGTCTGGATCCAGCTGGTATAGAGGCCGCGCTTGCCCTCGGGGGCGTGCTCGGCCACGTAGGTGGCGGCGCCGCCGTATTCACCGCCCAGCGCCAACCCCTGGATGAGCCGCAGCGCGAGCAGGATGATCGGCGCGGTCACGCCGATGGAGGCGTAGCTGGGCAGCACGCCGACCAGGAAGGTCGACAGGCCCATCAGGCCCATGGTGACCAGGAAGGTGTACTTGCGGCCCACCAGATCGCCGATCCGGCCGAACACGATGGCGCCGAAGGGGCGCACCGCGAAGCCGGCGGCAAAAGCCGCAAGAGCGAAGATGAACGCCGTGGTCTCGTTCACCCCCGAGAAGAAGTGAGTGGAAATGTAGCCGGCCAGAAGGCCGTAAAGATAGAAGTCATACCACTCGAACACGGTGCCGAGGGATGACGCGGCAATGACGAGCTTTTCGTTCCTGGCCACTTCGGGGCCGGAAAGGCCGTTCGTCATGCCGGCAGCAACGCTGTCAGCCATTGTGGTTCCTCTCCCCTTGTAATCGCCCTGTTCTGTTGTTGTCGGGCGGCGTGGTCCGCTCCTCAGGACCATGGTTGAAGGCTACGCCCTTTACGCCTCTCCGCTACCGCGACTTTAGTCTAAGTTCCGCGTTTTCGGCCCGGCCCGGAGGCGCTTTCAAGCAAGGTGCCGCACCCTGCGGTGAGCAAAGGTGCGGCCAATAAAGGGGTCACCGGGCCGTCCGCGATACGGAAGCATCAGAAGGCGTGCTTGGCGACGAAGTGCAGCCGGTCCAGCTTGCCGCTGTCGCCATTCAGCAGTTCGCGCTTGCCGTGGCGGTATTCGACGCCCAGGTCGAAGGCCTTTATCGGCGAGTAGAACAGGTTGATGGCATAGCTGCTGGCGGCCTCGTTTGCGGTCGCCGGGGCAAGGCCGCTCGGGTAGTCCACGTCCTGGAACGAGTACATCAGGTTCGTTCGCAGCTTGTCGGTGAGGCCGAAATGCAGGGCGGCAAAGCCGGCGGTCACATCCACCGTCTCCAGCCCCTGCGGCGCAGCGATCACGTCGGGCGCGAAGTTGACGCCGACATACCGCCCCACCCCCGAGCCGTGGGAGATCATGAAGCGGATGTCGTGACGGCCGTTCGCGCCGAACGGCACCTTGCCGGCAAGCGAAACGCCCCAGCCGGTTGTCGATTCATTGCTGGCCGCCGAGTTTACCTCCAGCTTGCGGACGACGCCCGCCAGCGTGAACTCGCCCAAGGCCGGCTTGAAGGCCAATTTGGCCGTGGCGTCGGGCAAGCTGTCGTCGTCGTTCTCCACCGTGGCGGGTGATGTCGGCGTGATGCTGGCCGTCTCCGGGTTTTCAAGGCCGAAGGTGAAGCTCAGCTGCCGGGTCAGCGGCCGGGTCACGCGCACCTGCATCTGCCGCACGAACACCGTGCCCTCCGAGACGCCGATGAAGTCCGCGCTCTCCGGCAGGGCGGCGGTGTTCTGAAACACGGTCCAGTCCTGGCCGAACACCCAGCCGTCGTAGCCGATGTAGGCGCGGCGCAGGGCAAGGTTGTAGCCGTTGGTGGTGCGCTCCGAGCCCTGCGTGCCCGGCGAGGTCTGGAAATCGGTTTCCACATAGGCGGTCAGGGTCTTGCTGCCCACCGGCGTCTCGGCGCTGATGGCAAGGCGTGTCTGCTTGGCATGAGCGTCGAAGTCGTTGCCCTCGCCCGCCCCCGGCGTTTTGTCCACCGGGATGAACTGCGGCAGGTAGAAATCCCGCCCCAGCCCGTTGGTGGCGGTGTCGCCGTCGCTGTAGTCGCTCACCATGGCGTCAGCCTTGATGAAGCCGCTGATCTTGAACGTGGTGTTGCCCACCCGGAAACCGCTTCCGCCCGCGGGTTGGGTCTGGGCCGACTGGGCCGAGGCGGTTTGTATCGGCGTTGATGTTGCGCCGTTTGCGGCCTGGGCCGTCACCGTTCCGGTGGTGACGGGGACGCCGGGCGCCGTCGCGGCGGCGGATGCCGCCTGCTGTCGCTTGGTGGCTTCCAGTTCGCCCTTCACCTCCCGCAAGGCGTCTTCAAGCTGCTTGACTCGCTGTTCCAGAACCGCCGTGCGATCCGCTTCCTGCGCGTTGGCAGGATGAATGGTCAGCGCGGCAGCAGCCACGCCGGCCAGGAGCATTCCACGGCGCTTACTCACGATTGTCATAGCGATCCTCCCCAAGATTCCGTCTCCGTGTTGGCGCGGGCTGGCCGGTCTGGCGCGGCCTCTTGTCGTGTCCCGCTGCGACGGTTGATAGGAGGCTTCAGGATATCGGGCCGGGAGGACAGCTAGACATTGGTCGAATAACCAGTTCTGGCAGCAGGTTAACGGCGCGGTTAAACCTGGTTTAAGACTAAAGTCGAACGGGGGAAGCCTTGCTCGGCGCGGCCGGATAGGCGAGGCTTGGCTCAAGGAAATAATTGGGGAGATCAGCAATGGCTGACGTGCAGCTTTTTCCGGTACCGGATGTTTGGCGGGAACGGGCGCGGGTCGATCGCGCGGCGTATGAAAAGATGCAGGCGGAGGCCCTGGCAGATCCCAGCGGCTTCTGGGGAGAGCAAGGCAAGCGCCTCACCTGGAGCAAGCCCTACACCCAGGTGAAGGATGTCTCCTTCCACCGGGAGGATTTCCGCATTCGCTGGTATCATGACGGCGAGCTGAACGTCAGCGTCAACTGCATCGACCGCCACCTGCCCGAGCGGGCAAACGACGTGGCGATCATCTGGGAGGGCGATGATCCCTCCAAGTCCCGCCACATCACCTATGCCGAGCTACACGCAGAGGTGTGCCGCTTCGCCAACGTGCTGAAGGCGCGCGGCGTCAGGCGCGGCGACCGGGTGACGATCTACATGCCCATGATCCCCGAGGCCGCCTTTGCCATGCTGGCCTGCGCGCGGATCGGCGCCATCCATTCGGTGGTGTTCGGCGGCTTCTCGCCGGACAGCCTGGCCGGGCGCATCACGGATTGCGAGTCGAAAATCGTCATCACCGCCGACGAGGGCCTGCGCGGCGGCAAGGCTATCCCGCTCAAGGCCAATGTGGATGCGGCTGTTGCCCAATGCGATGGCGTTGAGACCGTCATCGTCGTCACCCACACCGGCGGCAAGATCGCGATGACCGAAGGGCGCGATCTCCGTTACGAGGATCTGGTGGCCACCGTTTCCGCCGACTGCCCGGCGGAAAGCATGAACGCGGAAGACCCCCTGTTCATCCTCTACACCTCCGGTTCCACCGGCAAGCCGAAGGGCGTGCTGCACACCACCGGCGGCTATCTTGTCTACGCGGCGATGACGCACGAATACGTGTTCGATTACCGCCCCGGCGAGATCTACTGGTGCACTGCCGACATCGGCTGGGTCACCGGCCACAGCTATGTGGTCTACGGCCCGCTGGCGAACGGCGCGACGACCCTGATGTTCGAGGGCGTGCCCAACTACCCCTCGCCCTCCCGCATGTGGGAGGTGGTGGACAAGCATCAGGTGAACATCATCTACACCGCGCCGACGGCCCTGCGCGCCCTGATGCGCGAGGGCGATGAGCATGTCACCGCCACCTCGCGGCAATCCTTGCGCCTCCTCGGCACCGTGGGCGAGCCGATCAATCCCGAGGCCTGGCTGTGGTATCACCGGGTGGTGGGCGAAGGCCGCTGCCCCATCGTTGATACCTGGTGGCAGACCGAGACCGGCGGCATCCTCATCTCGCCGCTTCCCGGCGCGACCGACCTCAAGCCCGGCTCGGCCTGCAAGCCCTTCTTCGGCGTTGAGCCGCAGATCGTGGACGCGGACGGCAAGGTTCTGGAAGGCGCCACCGAAGGCAATCTGGTGATCGCCGACAGCTGGCCCGGCCAGATGCGAACGGTCTATGGTGACCACGAGCGCTTCTTCCAGACCTACTTCAGCGCCTATCCCGGCAAGTATTTCACGGGCGACGGCTGCCGCCGCGATGAAGACGGCTATTACTGGATCACCGGGCGGGTGGACGATGTGCTCAACGTCTCGGGCCACCGCATGGGCACGGCGGAAATCGAGTCCGCGCTCGTTGCCCATTCCAAGGTGGCCGAGGCCGCCGTGGTCGGCTTCCCGCACGACATCAAGGGTCAGGGCATCTACGCCTACGTCACCCTCAATGCCTCCGAAGCGCCGAGCCCGGCGCTCGCCAAGGAGCTGGTGATGTGGGTACGGCAGGAAATCGGCCCCATCGCCGCACCGGATCACATCCAGTTCGCCGTGGGCCTGCCCAAGACCCGCTCCGGCAAGATCATGCGGCGCATCCTCCGCAAGATTGCCGAGAACGACCTTACCAACCTGGGAGATACCTCGACGCTGGCCGATCCCAGCGTCGTTGAGGACCTGATCGGAAACCGTGCCCAGGCGGCATGACGGCTTCATCGGGGTCGGAGGGGCGGAAATGCTGCTCCCGGCCCCGATAAACCGCTGACAGAGCGCCCGGTCCTGCGCTAGTTTGAAGGGGCAAGGAGGGTTTGCTCGTGAGCGATGCAACCATTCTGGTGGCGGACGACCATCCGCTCTTCCGTGATGCCCTGAAGATCGCCGTCATCAGGGCCTCGCCCTCCGCCACGGTGCTGGAAGCCGGCAGCGTGGCCGAGGCGGCGGACCAGGTGCGCGGGGCCGACCGGCTCGACCTTATCCTGCTTGATCTCCGAATGCCCGATGCGGAAGGTTTCTCCGGCCTTGCCCTCCTGCATGCGGAGCGGCCGGGCACCCCCATCATCGTCATCTCGGCTTTGGATGCCGCGGACGCGGCGGTGCGCGCCCGGCGTTATGGCGCGGCCGGGTTCCTCAGCAAAACGGCGGACCTCAACACCATTCAGGCGGTGGTGAGCGAGGCGCTCAGTGGGCGCAGCGCTCTTACGGCCCTTGGCGCGCAAACCGAGGAAGAGGCGGAAATCGACGACATGGCGGCGCGCATCGCCACCCTCACGCCCGCCCAGATCAAGGTGCTGCTGGGTGTGCTGGCGGGCCGCCTCAACAAGCAGATCGCCCATGATCTCAACATCAGCGAAGCAACCGTCAAGGCGCACATGACCGCCGTGTTCCGCAAGCTGGGCGTGCAGAACCGCACTCAGGCGGTCATCGCCGCCCGTGCGCTCGGGCTGGATACGGCACAGCTGGACGTCTGAACCTTTTCGCTTTCCGAAGTCTCCCAAGGGGGCGCGACCCTGGCGGGGAATTCACCTGCTCCCTCAGGACCGTCTCTTCCGGCCAGCCTGGCGCGCCACGCGAACCGGCTTTGTCGGCTCCTCCGCCGCCTTGCCGGCAAGGAACGTTCGCAGCTCGGCCGGCTGGGCCGGCTTGTGCAGCACCGGCACGCCAAGCACTTCGGCGGCTTCCAGCACTTCCGGCGACGGGTCGGCCGTCACCAGCGCCGCGCGTGCGTCTGGCGCATGGGTCCGCACGGCTTTCAGCACATCAAGCCCGGTCTTGTCCGTTCCCAACTGGTAGTCGATGAAGGCGGCCTCAACCGGCTCGCCTCGCATCAGGATTTCCAGCGCCTCGTCGTAGGAGGACGCCAGCACAGCCTGGCAGCCCCAGGCCGTCAGCATGGCTTCCAGCGCCGCGAGAATGTCGGCCTCGTTGTCGACGCACAGCACCCGTCTTCCTGCGATGGCGGGGCCGAACCGGGCGCTGTCCTGCTGGCTCACCGCCTTGCCGGGGGCGGCGGCGCGCGGCACCCGCACCGAGAATACGCTGCCCTTGCCGACGCTTGAGCGCACGCCCAGTCCCGCGCCGATCAGCCGCGCGATGCGGTCCACGATAGCAAGGCCCAGCCCCACCCCCTCGTCGCCCTTTGATGGCACAAGGCGGCGGAACTCCTGAAAGATTTCGTGGTGCTTGTCGGGCGGGATGCCAGGGCCGCTGTCCCACACTTCGATCTGCACCCGCCCCTGCCGCATCCGGCAGCCGATGACGATGCCGCCCCTGTCCGTGTAGCGCACGGCGTTGGCGAGGAAGTTCTGCAGCACCGAGCGCAGCAGGGTCCGGTCTGTCCGCACCCACAGGCTGGAGGGGTAGGTTCGCAGCGACAGCCCCTTCTCCGCCGCCAGCGCCCCGAACTCCGTCGCCAGTTCATCGATCAGCCCGGCAATGGCGAAGGTGGATGGCTGGGGCTTGATGCCCCCGGCATCGAGCTTCGAGATATCGAGCAGAGCCCGCAGCAGCCGGTCCGCCGAGGCGATGGAGCGGTCGATGTTGGCAATGAGGCCCCGGCTCCCCTCCGGCACGCTTTCCAGCGCGGCGGCGGTGAACAGGCGGGCGGCGTGCAGCGGCTGCAACAAGTCGTGGCTGGCGGCGGCGAGGAAGCGGGTCTTGTCCCGCGTTGCCGCCTCGGCTGACTGGCGGGCGCGGATCAGCTCCTCCGCCGCCCTGGCCAGCGCCTCATTGGCGCCGGAAAGCGCCCGGGTGCGCTCCTCCACCCGCGCTTCTAGCATCTCGTTCGCCCGCTGGAGGGCGCTCTGGGCCTGTTTCTCGGCCGTGATGTCGGTGAAGCTGGTCACATAGCCGCCGCCGGGCATGGGCCCGCCGATGGTCTTCAACACGGTGCCGTTGGGGCGCACCCGCTCGTAGGTGTGGGGCAACCCCCGCCGCATGTGGGCCAGCCGCTTCTCCACATGGGCTTCCACCTCGCCGGGGCCGCATTCGCCTCGCATGGCGTTGTAGCGGATCACATCGGCGATCGGCCGTCCCACCCGGATGAACCCCGACGGGAAATCGAAGATTTCCAGATACCGGGCGTTCCATGCCACCAGCCGCAGCTCGTGGTCCACCACGCTGACGCCGGGGCCGATGTTCTCCAGCGTTGCGGCCAGAAGGCCCTTGGAGAATTGCAGGCTCTGGCCGGTCTGGTCCAGAAGGCGCACCACTTCGCCCACGCTGAGGCTCGCGCCTGAAAGCGCCGAGGTGACGATGATGCGGGCCGAGGGCGCGCCGATCACGCCTGCCACCAGCCGCTCGGTCAGGCGGGCGGTGATGCCGTCGATGGGGTCCGTCGGCAGCAGCGGATGCTGGCGCTGTTTCGACAGGGCACTGAACGCCTCCGCCGCCGCCTCTGCGCCCACGAACCGCTCCGCCAGCCGCTGGAGGTCGCCGACCGTGCGGGTATGCTCGATGTTGGGCCGGGTCTGCGGCAGGCCGGTGGCGGCGTCTTCCCCCTCTTCCGTCGTCGCGCCGCGCCCGCGCAGGGAAAAGGCGAAGTAGAGCAGAACATTGACGCCAAGGCTCCACAGCACCCCGTGTGTCAGCGGGCTGATGCCCTCCAGCCCCAGCAGCGCATAGGGGTGAAGGTTGTAGTTTGCCGCGAGATCATACCAGCGGGCGGCCGCCGGATTGCCGGTCAGCAGCGAGGGCAGGAACAGGGTGTAGAACCAGAAGACGCTGCCGCCGATGAGCCCGGCGAGCGCCGCGCGCGGCTGGTTGCGCTCGAAGTAGACCGAGCCGATCAGCGCCGGGGCGAACTGGATGACGGCCGCAAAGGCGATGAGGCCCATGGAGGCGAGCGAGCCGAAATGTTCGGCTGCCTGGTAGTAGCCGCAGGCCGCGAAGATGATGGCGATGATGGTGATGCGCCGGGTGATGAGCAGCACCCGGCCCAGGTCTGCCTCCCGCGCAATGGCCCGGTGGCTCAGCAGCAATGGGGCCAGCAGGTCGTTGGAGACCATGGTGGAGAGCGCCAGCGTCTCGACGATCACCATGGCCGTTGCCGCCGAGAAGCCGCCAAGGAACACGAACAGCGCCACGATCTCCGCGCCGCCGTAGAGCGGCAGGTCGATGACGAACAGGTCCGGCGAGGCGGTATCCGGCAGCAGCGCGAGGCCCGCCAGCGTGGTTGGCAGCACCACCAGCGTCATGATGCCCATGTAGAGGGCGAAGGGAAACCGCGCCTGGCGGATATCCTCCGGCGATTGCGCCTCGACTACGCCGATGTAGAACTGGCGCGGCAGGCAGATGATCGCCGTCATCGACAGCAGCGTGATGGTCAGGAAGTCTGGCGACAGATTGTCCAGCGAAAACAGATCGCCGAACCGCGCCCACCCCCGCGCTTAGGCCGCCTCCGGCGCGTGGAGGAACATGAAGAGGGCGAAGATCGCCACCCCCACCAGCGCCGAGATCTTCACCACCGATTCAAACGCGATGGCGACCACGAGGCCCCGGTTCCGCCCCGTTGAGTCATAGCGCCGCGTGCCGAACAGGATGGCGAACAGGGCAAGGATGCCGGCGATCACCAGCATGGTGGTGAACAGCGACTGGCCGCCGCTGCTGCCTGGGGCGCTGCCCACCAGCTCGGCATAGCTGGTGCTGACCGAGCGCAGCTGGAGCGCGATATAGGGCAGTGCCGCCAGCAATGAGAGGGTGGTCACGATCGCCGCAATTACCCGGCTCTT from Pedomonas mirosovicensis includes these protein-coding regions:
- a CDS encoding hybrid sensor histidine kinase/response regulator; the encoded protein is MTAIICLPRQFYIGVVEAQSPEDIRQARFPFALYMGIMTLVVLPTTLAGLALLPDTASPDLFVIDLPLYGGAEIVALFVFLGGFSAATAMVIVETLALSTMVSNDLLAPLLLSHRAIAREADLGRVLLITRRITIIAIIFAACGYYQAAEHFGSLASMGLIAFAAVIQFAPALIGSVYFERNQPRAALAGLIGGSVFWFYTLFLPSLLTGNPAAARWYDLAANYNLHPYALLGLEGISPLTHGVLWSLGVNVLLYFAFSLRGRGATTEEGEDAATGLPQTRPNIEHTRTVGDLQRLAERFVGAEAAAEAFSALSKQRQHPLLPTDPIDGITARLTERLVAGVIGAPSARIIVTSALSGASLSVGEVVRLLDQTGQSLQFSKGLLAATLENIGPGVSVVDHELRLVAWNARYLEIFDFPSGFIRVGRPIADVIRYNAMRGECGPGEVEAHVEKRLAHMRRGLPHTYERVRPNGTVLKTIGGPMPGGGYVTSFTDITAEKQAQSALQRANEMLEARVEERTRALSGANEALARAAEELIRARQSAEAATRDKTRFLAAASHDLLQPLHAARLFTAAALESVPEGSRGLIANIDRSIASADRLLRALLDISKLDAGGIKPQPSTFAIAGLIDELATEFGALAAEKGLSLRTYPSSLWVRTDRTLLRSVLQNFLANAVRYTDRGGIVIGCRMRQGRVQIEVWDSGPGIPPDKHHEIFQEFRRLVPSKGDEGVGLGLAIVDRIARLIGAGLGVRSSVGKGSVFSVRVPRAAAPGKAVSQQDSARFGPAIAGRRVLCVDNEADILAALEAMLTAWGCQAVLASSYDEALEILMRGEPVEAAFIDYQLGTDKTGLDVLKAVRTHAPDARAALVTADPSPEVLEAAEVLGVPVLHKPAQPAELRTFLAGKAAEEPTKPVRVARQAGRKRRS
- a CDS encoding DcaP family trimeric outer membrane transporter yields the protein MTIVSKRRGMLLAGVAAAALTIHPANAQEADRTAVLEQRVKQLEDALREVKGELEATKRQQAASAAATAPGVPVTTGTVTAQAANGATSTPIQTASAQSAQTQPAGGSGFRVGNTTFKISGFIKADAMVSDYSDGDTATNGLGRDFYLPQFIPVDKTPGAGEGNDFDAHAKQTRLAISAETPVGSKTLTAYVETDFQTSPGTQGSERTTNGYNLALRRAYIGYDGWVFGQDWTVFQNTAALPESADFIGVSEGTVFVRQMQVRVTRPLTRQLSFTFGLENPETASITPTSPATVENDDDSLPDATAKLAFKPALGEFTLAGVVRKLEVNSAASNESTTGWGVSLAGKVPFGANGRHDIRFMISHGSGVGRYVGVNFAPDVIAAPQGLETVDVTAGFAALHFGLTDKLRTNLMYSFQDVDYPSGLAPATANEAASSYAINLFYSPIKAFDLGVEYRHGKRELLNGDSGKLDRLHFVAKHAF
- a CDS encoding response regulator transcription factor, yielding MSDATILVADDHPLFRDALKIAVIRASPSATVLEAGSVAEAADQVRGADRLDLILLDLRMPDAEGFSGLALLHAERPGTPIIVISALDAADAAVRARRYGAAGFLSKTADLNTIQAVVSEALSGRSALTALGAQTEEEAEIDDMAARIATLTPAQIKVLLGVLAGRLNKQIAHDLNISEATVKAHMTAVFRKLGVQNRTQAVIAARALGLDTAQLDV
- the acs gene encoding acetate--CoA ligase, which translates into the protein MADVQLFPVPDVWRERARVDRAAYEKMQAEALADPSGFWGEQGKRLTWSKPYTQVKDVSFHREDFRIRWYHDGELNVSVNCIDRHLPERANDVAIIWEGDDPSKSRHITYAELHAEVCRFANVLKARGVRRGDRVTIYMPMIPEAAFAMLACARIGAIHSVVFGGFSPDSLAGRITDCESKIVITADEGLRGGKAIPLKANVDAAVAQCDGVETVIVVTHTGGKIAMTEGRDLRYEDLVATVSADCPAESMNAEDPLFILYTSGSTGKPKGVLHTTGGYLVYAAMTHEYVFDYRPGEIYWCTADIGWVTGHSYVVYGPLANGATTLMFEGVPNYPSPSRMWEVVDKHQVNIIYTAPTALRALMREGDEHVTATSRQSLRLLGTVGEPINPEAWLWYHRVVGEGRCPIVDTWWQTETGGILISPLPGATDLKPGSACKPFFGVEPQIVDADGKVLEGATEGNLVIADSWPGQMRTVYGDHERFFQTYFSAYPGKYFTGDGCRRDEDGYYWITGRVDDVLNVSGHRMGTAEIESALVAHSKVAEAAVVGFPHDIKGQGIYAYVTLNASEAPSPALAKELVMWVRQEIGPIAAPDHIQFAVGLPKTRSGKIMRRILRKIAENDLTNLGDTSTLADPSVVEDLIGNRAQAA
- a CDS encoding MFS transporter, whose amino-acid sequence is MTNGLSGPEVARNEKLVIAASSLGTVFEWYDFYLYGLLAGYISTHFFSGVNETTAFIFALAAFAAGFAVRPFGAIVFGRIGDLVGRKYTFLVTMGLMGLSTFLVGVLPSYASIGVTAPIILLALRLIQGLALGGEYGGAATYVAEHAPEGKRGLYTSWIQTTATLGLFAALLIVIACRTLIGEETFADWGWRVPFLISIILLAVSLWIRLQLSESPVYQKMKSEGKTSKAPLTESFAKWGNLKFVLLCLFGAVAGQAVVWYTGQFYSLFFLEKTLRVDGATANILIAIALALATPFFIFFGWLSDRIGRKPIILAGCALAMLTYFPLFSGLTQAANPALYQAQQSAPVTVIAHQDECSLQFDPIGKNKYDAKSCDIAKSFLAKAGVSYHNVDAAPGSVAQVRIGDTVIDAVNPANLAGADKAAAIAGFQAKVKAALTAAGYPEKANPDEINRPVVVGILFLLVLYVTMVYGPIAAMLVELFPTRIRYTSMSLPYHIGNGWFGGFLPTTAFAMVAATGDIYYGLWYPIVVAGITLVVGLLFLPETFRRRITE